A genomic stretch from Canis lupus baileyi chromosome 3, mCanLup2.hap1, whole genome shotgun sequence includes:
- the SLC1A7 gene encoding excitatory amino acid transporter 5 isoform X4, whose product MSGLASLDAKTSSRLGILTVAYYLWTTFVAVIVGIIMVSIIHPGGAAQKETMEQSGKAIMSSADALLDLIRNMFPANLVEATFKQYRTKTTPIIKSPKMASEEAAPRQILIYGVQEENGSRVQNFALDLTPPPEIVYKSEPDTIDGMNVLGIVIFSATMGIMLGRMGDSGTPLVSFCQCLNESVMKIVAVAVWYFPFGIVFLIAGKILEMDDPTAVRKKLGFYAVTVVCGLVVHGLFILPLLYFFITKKNPIVFIRGVLQALLIALATSSSSATLPITFKCLLENNHIDRRIARFVLPVGATINMDGTALYEAVAAIFIAQVNNYELDFGQIITISITATAASIGAAGIPQAGLVTMVIVLTSVGLPTDDITLIIAVDWALDRFRTMINVLGDALAAGIMAHICRKDFAQDTGTEKLPPCETKPVSLQEIVATQQNGCVKSVAEASELTLGPACPHHIPIQVEQDEESAATHLDHCTIEISELETNV is encoded by the exons ATGTCCGGCCTCGCCTCCCTGGACGCCAAGACCTCCAGCCGCCTGGGCATCCTCACCGTGGCGTACTACCTGTGGACCACCTTCGTGGCCGTCATCGTGGGCATCATCATGGTCTCCATCATCCACCCGGGCGGGGCGGCCCAGAAGGAGACGATGGAGCAGAGCGGGAAGGCCATAATGAGCTCAGCCGACGCCCTGCTGGACCTCATCCG GAACATGTTCCCTGCCAACCTGGTGGAAGCCACATTCAAACAG TACCGCACCAAGACCACCCCCATCATCAAATCCCCCAAGATGGCGTCGGAGGAGGCCGCTCCCCGGCAGATCCTCATCTATGGGGTCCAGGAAGAGAATGGCTCTCGTGTTCAGAACTTCGCCCTGGACCTGACCCCACCACCTGAGATTGTTTACAAGTCAGAGCCTGACACCATCGATGGCATGAACGTGCTGGGCATCGTCATCTTCTCTGCCACCATGG GCATCATGCTGGGCCGCATGGGTGACAGTGGAACCCCTCTAGTCAGCTTTTGCCAGTGCCTCAACGAGTCGGTCATGAAGATTGTGGCAGTGGCTGTGTG GTACTTCCCCTTTGGCATTGTGTTCCTCATTGCCGGCAAGATCCTGGAGATGGATGACCCCACAGCTGTCAGAAAAAAGCTGGGCTTCTATGCAGTCACCGTGGTGTGTGGGCTGGTGGTCCACGGCCTCTTCATCCTGCCCCTGCTCTACTTCTTCATTACCAAAAAGAACCCCATTGTCTTCATCCGTGGTGTCCTCCAGGCCCTGCTCATTGCATTGGCCACCTCCTCCAG CTCAGCCACGCTGCCCATCACCTTCAAGTGCCTACTGGAAAACAACCACATCGACCGGCGCATTGCCCGCTTCGTGCTGCCCGTGGGCGCCACCATCAACATGGACGGCACAGCTCTCTACGAGGCCGTGGCCGCCATCTTCATCGCCCAGGTCAACAACTACGAGCTGGACTTTGGCCAGATCATCACCATCAG CATCACGGCCACTGCGGCCAGCATCGGGGCAGCTGGCATCCCCCAGGCTGGGCTTGTCACCATGGTTATCGTGCTTACCTCCGTGGGACTTCCCACTGACGACATCACCCTCATCATCGCTGTCGACTGGGCTCT GGACCGGTTCCGCACCATGATTAACGTGCTGGGTGATGCGCTGGCGGCGGGGATCATGGCCCACATCTGCCGGAAGGACTTTGCTCAGGACACAGGCACTGAG aaaCTGCCGCCCTGTGAGACCAAGCCAGTAAGCCTCCAGGAGATCGTGGCAACCCAGCAGAATGGCTGTGTGAAGAGTGTGGCTGAGGCCTCGGAGCTGACCCTGGGCCCGGCCTGTCCCCACCACATCCCCATCCAAGTGGAGCAAGATGAGGAGTCAGCTGCCACACATCTGGACCACTGCACCATTGAGATTAGTGAGCTGGAGACCAATGTCTGA
- the SLC1A7 gene encoding excitatory amino acid transporter 5 isoform X2, with protein sequence MTEPYSHPRALQGALCASLHEISYFQFPGELLMRMLKMLILPLVVSSLMSGLASLDAKTSSRLGILTVAYYLWTTFVAVIVGIIMVSIIHPGGAAQKETMEQSGKAIMSSADALLDLIRNMFPANLVEATFKQYRTKTTPIIKSPKMASEEAAPRQILIYGVQEENGSRVQNFALDLTPPPEIVYKSEPDTIDGMNVLGIVIFSATMGIMLGRMGDSGTPLVSFCQCLNESVMKIVAVAVWYFPFGIVFLIAGKILEMDDPTAVRKKLGFYAVTVVCGLVVHGLFILPLLYFFITKKNPIVFIRGVLQALLIALATSSSSATLPITFKCLLENNHIDRRIARFVLPVGATINMDGTALYEAVAAIFIAQVNNYELDFGQIITISITATAASIGAAGIPQAGLVTMVIVLTSVGLPTDDITLIIAVDWALDRFRTMINVLGDALAAGIMAHICRKDFAQDTGTEKLPPCETKPVSLQEIVATQQNGCVKSVAEASELTLGPACPHHIPIQVEQDEESAATHLDHCTIEISELETNV encoded by the exons CCTGATGTCCGGCCTCGCCTCCCTGGACGCCAAGACCTCCAGCCGCCTGGGCATCCTCACCGTGGCGTACTACCTGTGGACCACCTTCGTGGCCGTCATCGTGGGCATCATCATGGTCTCCATCATCCACCCGGGCGGGGCGGCCCAGAAGGAGACGATGGAGCAGAGCGGGAAGGCCATAATGAGCTCAGCCGACGCCCTGCTGGACCTCATCCG GAACATGTTCCCTGCCAACCTGGTGGAAGCCACATTCAAACAG TACCGCACCAAGACCACCCCCATCATCAAATCCCCCAAGATGGCGTCGGAGGAGGCCGCTCCCCGGCAGATCCTCATCTATGGGGTCCAGGAAGAGAATGGCTCTCGTGTTCAGAACTTCGCCCTGGACCTGACCCCACCACCTGAGATTGTTTACAAGTCAGAGCCTGACACCATCGATGGCATGAACGTGCTGGGCATCGTCATCTTCTCTGCCACCATGG GCATCATGCTGGGCCGCATGGGTGACAGTGGAACCCCTCTAGTCAGCTTTTGCCAGTGCCTCAACGAGTCGGTCATGAAGATTGTGGCAGTGGCTGTGTG GTACTTCCCCTTTGGCATTGTGTTCCTCATTGCCGGCAAGATCCTGGAGATGGATGACCCCACAGCTGTCAGAAAAAAGCTGGGCTTCTATGCAGTCACCGTGGTGTGTGGGCTGGTGGTCCACGGCCTCTTCATCCTGCCCCTGCTCTACTTCTTCATTACCAAAAAGAACCCCATTGTCTTCATCCGTGGTGTCCTCCAGGCCCTGCTCATTGCATTGGCCACCTCCTCCAG CTCAGCCACGCTGCCCATCACCTTCAAGTGCCTACTGGAAAACAACCACATCGACCGGCGCATTGCCCGCTTCGTGCTGCCCGTGGGCGCCACCATCAACATGGACGGCACAGCTCTCTACGAGGCCGTGGCCGCCATCTTCATCGCCCAGGTCAACAACTACGAGCTGGACTTTGGCCAGATCATCACCATCAG CATCACGGCCACTGCGGCCAGCATCGGGGCAGCTGGCATCCCCCAGGCTGGGCTTGTCACCATGGTTATCGTGCTTACCTCCGTGGGACTTCCCACTGACGACATCACCCTCATCATCGCTGTCGACTGGGCTCT GGACCGGTTCCGCACCATGATTAACGTGCTGGGTGATGCGCTGGCGGCGGGGATCATGGCCCACATCTGCCGGAAGGACTTTGCTCAGGACACAGGCACTGAG aaaCTGCCGCCCTGTGAGACCAAGCCAGTAAGCCTCCAGGAGATCGTGGCAACCCAGCAGAATGGCTGTGTGAAGAGTGTGGCTGAGGCCTCGGAGCTGACCCTGGGCCCGGCCTGTCCCCACCACATCCCCATCCAAGTGGAGCAAGATGAGGAGTCAGCTGCCACACATCTGGACCACTGCACCATTGAGATTAGTGAGCTGGAGACCAATGTCTGA
- the SLC1A7 gene encoding excitatory amino acid transporter 5 isoform X3 → MRMLKMLILPLVVSSLMSGLASLDAKTSSRLGILTVAYYLWTTFVAVIVGIIMVSIIHPGGAAQKETMEQSGKAIMSSADALLDLIRNMFPANLVEATFKQYRTKTTPIIKSPKMASEEAAPRQILIYGVQEENGSRVQNFALDLTPPPEIVYKSEPDTIDGMNVLGIVIFSATMGIMLGRMGDSGTPLVSFCQCLNESVMKIVAVAVWYFPFGIVFLIAGKILEMDDPTAVRKKLGFYAVTVVCGLVVHGLFILPLLYFFITKKNPIVFIRGVLQALLIALATSSSSATLPITFKCLLENNHIDRRIARFVLPVGATINMDGTALYEAVAAIFIAQVNNYELDFGQIITISITATAASIGAAGIPQAGLVTMVIVLTSVGLPTDDITLIIAVDWALDRFRTMINVLGDALAAGIMAHICRKDFAQDTGTEKLPPCETKPVSLQEIVATQQNGCVKSVAEASELTLGPACPHHIPIQVEQDEESAATHLDHCTIEISELETNV, encoded by the exons CCTGATGTCCGGCCTCGCCTCCCTGGACGCCAAGACCTCCAGCCGCCTGGGCATCCTCACCGTGGCGTACTACCTGTGGACCACCTTCGTGGCCGTCATCGTGGGCATCATCATGGTCTCCATCATCCACCCGGGCGGGGCGGCCCAGAAGGAGACGATGGAGCAGAGCGGGAAGGCCATAATGAGCTCAGCCGACGCCCTGCTGGACCTCATCCG GAACATGTTCCCTGCCAACCTGGTGGAAGCCACATTCAAACAG TACCGCACCAAGACCACCCCCATCATCAAATCCCCCAAGATGGCGTCGGAGGAGGCCGCTCCCCGGCAGATCCTCATCTATGGGGTCCAGGAAGAGAATGGCTCTCGTGTTCAGAACTTCGCCCTGGACCTGACCCCACCACCTGAGATTGTTTACAAGTCAGAGCCTGACACCATCGATGGCATGAACGTGCTGGGCATCGTCATCTTCTCTGCCACCATGG GCATCATGCTGGGCCGCATGGGTGACAGTGGAACCCCTCTAGTCAGCTTTTGCCAGTGCCTCAACGAGTCGGTCATGAAGATTGTGGCAGTGGCTGTGTG GTACTTCCCCTTTGGCATTGTGTTCCTCATTGCCGGCAAGATCCTGGAGATGGATGACCCCACAGCTGTCAGAAAAAAGCTGGGCTTCTATGCAGTCACCGTGGTGTGTGGGCTGGTGGTCCACGGCCTCTTCATCCTGCCCCTGCTCTACTTCTTCATTACCAAAAAGAACCCCATTGTCTTCATCCGTGGTGTCCTCCAGGCCCTGCTCATTGCATTGGCCACCTCCTCCAG CTCAGCCACGCTGCCCATCACCTTCAAGTGCCTACTGGAAAACAACCACATCGACCGGCGCATTGCCCGCTTCGTGCTGCCCGTGGGCGCCACCATCAACATGGACGGCACAGCTCTCTACGAGGCCGTGGCCGCCATCTTCATCGCCCAGGTCAACAACTACGAGCTGGACTTTGGCCAGATCATCACCATCAG CATCACGGCCACTGCGGCCAGCATCGGGGCAGCTGGCATCCCCCAGGCTGGGCTTGTCACCATGGTTATCGTGCTTACCTCCGTGGGACTTCCCACTGACGACATCACCCTCATCATCGCTGTCGACTGGGCTCT GGACCGGTTCCGCACCATGATTAACGTGCTGGGTGATGCGCTGGCGGCGGGGATCATGGCCCACATCTGCCGGAAGGACTTTGCTCAGGACACAGGCACTGAG aaaCTGCCGCCCTGTGAGACCAAGCCAGTAAGCCTCCAGGAGATCGTGGCAACCCAGCAGAATGGCTGTGTGAAGAGTGTGGCTGAGGCCTCGGAGCTGACCCTGGGCCCGGCCTGTCCCCACCACATCCCCATCCAAGTGGAGCAAGATGAGGAGTCAGCTGCCACACATCTGGACCACTGCACCATTGAGATTAGTGAGCTGGAGACCAATGTCTGA